In the Gemmatimonadota bacterium genome, GCTCAGGCCCATGTAGACCACGGCGACCATCGTCAGGAGCACGAGCCCGAGCGAGCCGTAGCCCACCGCGCGCTGGTGCTCGTCCGAGTCGGGGCGCCAGGCGGCGAAGAGCATGAGGACCATCGCGCCGGCCATGAGGAGCAGGTCGGGCATGAGCGCGGCCGAGAGCTGCGCGGGGATGCTGAGATCGTAGGTCATGTCAGCGCTCTCCCTCGCGCGGCGCGGGCAACGTGCTCAACCGCGTGGCCTCCACGCGCCGCACGAGTCGGTCGGCGGCGGCCTCGGTCTTGTGCAGCACCGGCTTGGGATACACGCCCAGCCAGACGATCGCGATGAGCAGCGGCGTCAGCAGGCCGATCTCGCGCCAGTTCAGGTCATGCCCCTTGAGGGCTTCGTTCTCGGGCTTCACGAGCGGGTTGTAGATGATGCGCTGCACCGCCCACAGCATGTACGCGGCGGCGAAGATCACGCTCGTCGCGGCCACCACGCTGTACCAGGGCTGCGTGGGGAACGAGCCGAGCAGGACGAGGAACTCGCCCACGAACCCGTTCGTCCCGGGGACGCCGATCGAGCTGAGGGCGACGACCGTGAGGCAGAGGGCGAAGATCGGCATCACCTTCGCGATGCCGCCGAAGTCCTCGATCTGCCGCGTGTGCCGCCGCTCGTAGATCATGCCGATCAGCAGGAAGAGCGCGCCGGTGGAGACGCCGTGGCTGATCGTCACCATCAGCGCCCCCTGCATCGACTCCACCGTCATGGCGAAGATGCCGAGCATCACGAAGCCGAGGTGCGAGACCGACGAGTAGGCGACGAGCTTCTTGAAGTCCGGCTGCACCAGCGCCACCAGCGCGCCGTACACGATGCCGATCACCGCGAGCACGAGCATCACCATCCGCACCGTGGGGTGCATGGCGACCTCGGGGAAGAGCGGCACCGCGAACCGCACGAAGCCGAACGTGCCCATCTTGAGCATGATCGCCGCCAGGATCACCGACCCGGCGGTCGGCGCCTCGACGTGCGCGTCGGGCAGCCACGTATGGAAGGGGAACATCGGCACCTTCACCGCGAAGGCCACCGCGAACGCGCCGAAGAGCCAGAAGGCCCCGGGCACGCTCCCCGCCTGCACCGCCACGAGGATCGCGTCGTAGCCGAACACCGGCGGGCCGCCCTGTCCCGCGTAGAGCCCGAGCTTCACGATCGCCACCAGCATCAGCAGCGAGCCGATCATCGTGTAGAGGAAGAACTTGAGCGACGCATAGAGCCGGCGCTGGCCGCCCCAGATGCCGATGATCAGGTACATCGGGACGAGCATCACTTCCCACATCACGTAGAACAGCACCAGGTCGAGCGACATGAACACGCCGAGCATGCCCGTGGTGAGCACGAGCAGCAGCGCGTAGTACGCGTGCGTCTTCTCGCGGATGCTCGTCCACCCGCCGAGCACGGCGAGCGGCATGATGATCGTGGTGAGCAGGATCAGCATCTGCGCGATCCCGTCGATGCCGATCGTGAAGCGCACCCCCCACTCGGGGATCCACGCGAGGTCGATCCGCCCCGTCCAGTCCGGGCTGGAGGCATCCACCGACCACCAGAGCCCGAGGGAGAGCAGCGCCTCAATGCCGAATATCCAAAGCGCCAGCGAGCGGGAGGAAGCCATCGCCTTTCCCGCATCGTTGTTGCTTTCATCCTTCATCATTGAGCCTTGCATCACCATCAGCAAAGCTCCGACCAGAGGAAGGCCGAGCAAAGCGGGCAGGATCCATCCGTTGTAGCCGATTCCGTCGAGGAGCGATGTCACGTTCTATGGCCTCAGCGGAAGGAGAAGGCGGAGAGCACGGACAGCACGCCCAGCAGCAGCACCCAGGCGTACGTCCCCACGCGGCCGGACTGCAGCTGCGATCCGCACCAACCGGCGAAGCGGGTCACCACCGCGCTGCCATTCACGAGCAGCCCGTCGATGATGCCGGTGTCGATCCCCTTCCAGAGCAGGTTGCGGGAGATGCCGAGCGTCGGCTTCACCACCGTGGTGGCATAGGCCTCGTCGACGTACCACTTGTTGAGCAGGGTCTTCTCGATCCCCGCTTCGGCCGGCGAATCCTTCGCCGGCACCAGCACCTCGGGCTTGAGGCGCGTCCACGCGAAGGCGATGCCCGCCACCGCGATCGCGATCGCCGTCCCGATCAACGCGTACTCGGTGCTGTGCGACAGGTGCGCCGCCTCCTCACCGTGCAGCACCAGCTTCGTCCCTTCGCCCACCACCGGCTCCAGCCAGTGGTGCAGGATCTCCGCCGACCCGCCGCCGAAGAGCGCCGGGAGGTTGAAGAACCCGCCGAGCGCCGAGAGCACGCCGAGCACGACCAGCGGACCGGTCATCACCCAGGGCGCTTCCTTCAGGTGCGGCTGCTCCTTCTCGCCGGTCCGGTTGGGGCCGTGGAAGGTGTAGAGCATCATGCGCGTCATGTAGACCGCCGTCATGAGCGCCGCCGCGAGCCCGAGCACGTAGACGATCATCAGCACCGCCGACCCCGGCACGCCCAGCAGGCTCGCCTCGGCCAGCGTCGAGCCGTGCGTCCGCGCGAAGACCGACGCGAGGATCTCGTCCTTGGAGAAGAACCCCGAGAACGGCGGGATGCCCGCGATCGCGAGCGTCGCGATCCACATCAGCGTGAACGTGATGGGCATGTAGGCCTTGAGCCCGCCCATGTTCCGCATGTCCTGCGCATCCTCGTGGTTGTGCGTCGCGTGATACGCCTGGTGC is a window encoding:
- a CDS encoding NADH-quinone oxidoreductase subunit M codes for the protein MVMQGSMMKDESNNDAGKAMASSRSLALWIFGIEALLSLGLWWSVDASSPDWTGRIDLAWIPEWGVRFTIGIDGIAQMLILLTTIIMPLAVLGGWTSIREKTHAYYALLLVLTTGMLGVFMSLDLVLFYVMWEVMLVPMYLIIGIWGGQRRLYASLKFFLYTMIGSLLMLVAIVKLGLYAGQGGPPVFGYDAILVAVQAGSVPGAFWLFGAFAVAFAVKVPMFPFHTWLPDAHVEAPTAGSVILAAIMLKMGTFGFVRFAVPLFPEVAMHPTVRMVMLVLAVIGIVYGALVALVQPDFKKLVAYSSVSHLGFVMLGIFAMTVESMQGALMVTISHGVSTGALFLLIGMIYERRHTRQIEDFGGIAKVMPIFALCLTVVALSSIGVPGTNGFVGEFLVLLGSFPTQPWYSVVAATSVIFAAAYMLWAVQRIIYNPLVKPENEALKGHDLNWREIGLLTPLLIAIVWLGVYPKPVLHKTEAAADRLVRRVEATRLSTLPAPREGER